A single genomic interval of Nitrososphaerota archaeon harbors:
- a CDS encoding class I SAM-dependent methyltransferase, protein MNEYKKNYFSKSFKIPIPFVPTPIEVVKKMIEIADPKQNELLIDLGCGDGRIIRYASKEYGCKSIGIEINPLLVDYVNKKIIEEKLNNVKIINEDFFKYDFSKANILTLYLTSKAIEILKPKLIQMLLNGTRIVCHDFPIKGLKPKIIEEVKIKYSPRIHRIYLYELI, encoded by the coding sequence ATGAATGAATATAAGAAAAATTATTTCTCTAAATCTTTTAAAATTCCCATTCCATTCGTACCTACTCCCATTGAAGTTGTTAAAAAAATGATAGAAATAGCTGATCCTAAGCAAAATGAATTGCTTATAGACCTTGGATGTGGAGATGGAAGAATTATTAGGTATGCTTCTAAAGAATATGGATGCAAAAGTATTGGAATTGAAATTAATCCATTACTTGTCGATTATGTTAATAAAAAAATCATTGAAGAAAAATTAAATAATGTTAAAATCATTAATGAAGACTTTTTTAAATATGATTTTAGTAAAGCAAATATTTTAACACTTTATTTAACTTCAAAAGCAATAGAAATTTTAAAACCAAAATTAATACAAATGCTTCTAAATGGTACGCGTATAGTTTGTCATGATTTTCCAATAAAAGGTTTAAAACCAAAAATTATTGAAGAGGTTAAAATAAAATATAGTCCAAGAATTCATAGAATTTATTTATATGAACTTATTTAA
- a CDS encoding YbaK/EbsC family protein produces MSEKDLELYLKNKGINARIIIFDKPTTTVQEAENVLGISRERIIKSMVFIDNKGSPILAIVTGDKKIDEKKLAKECEVKEVRLANPIEVKNFTGYDIGATPPFGFKNPIRTIIDSKVIEFDRVYGGGGAINALLEINTKDLLKLTNGKIANISK; encoded by the coding sequence ATGTCCGAAAAAGATTTAGAATTATATTTAAAGAATAAAGGTATTAACGCTAGAATAATAATTTTTGATAAACCTACTACAACCGTTCAAGAAGCCGAAAATGTTTTAGGTATTTCTCGTGAAAGAATAATTAAAAGCATGGTTTTTATAGACAACAAAGGTTCTCCTATTTTAGCAATAGTTACAGGAGATAAAAAAATTGATGAAAAAAAATTAGCTAAAGAATGTGAAGTTAAGGAAGTAAGATTAGCAAACCCTATTGAAGTTAAAAATTTTACTGGATATGATATTGGCGCAACTCCTCCATTTGGATTTAAAAATCCAATAAGAACAATAATTGATTCCAAAGTAATTGAATTCGATAGAGTATATGGTGGGGGAGGGGCTATAAATGCTCTATTGGAAATAAATACTAAAGATTTATTAAAATTAACGAATGGCAAGATTGCTAATATTAGTAAATAA